In a genomic window of Festucalex cinctus isolate MCC-2025b chromosome 11, RoL_Fcin_1.0, whole genome shotgun sequence:
- the pou2f1b gene encoding POU domain, class 2, transcription factor 1b isoform X6, with protein sequence MESGDRNTGIPVNGLDFQRPTVPTTSAISNAHAQALFQQLTLTPAQQQLLLHQAQAQLLAAAVQHSANQQNGTTGASISASAATPITQLPLSQPIQISPLQQFVLVQPGHPIATPLQPAQFIISQTPQAQQSILQAQSLLTQLPQSQANPQPTQPSITLATQPATPTRTTAATPIQSLPHSQTPPKQLDTPTLEEPSDLEELEQFAKTFKQRRIKLGFTQGDVGLAMGKLYGNDFSQTTISRFEALNLSFKNMCKLKPLLEKWLNDAVCAENLTSDQGLSTPSALGSPGMGIEGINRRRKKRTSIETNIRVALEKSFLEQNQKPTSEEITMIADQLNMEKEVIRVWFCNRRQKEKRINPPSTGGIGGTPIKTIFTPSSPLVASTASLVNSPTINTSTTLTVNPVMPLTSTSVSSLSFTGTTVGATNTASVISTTPVITTVTSSPSLSPSPTSVQSSTTENKASTQAQAIFTQAPTSIGATLGTGQVMVAAPGLSTAFQGAAQLPTSASFAAMAAAAGLNSGLMGSASFSPGGAVLSLTPSGLGSALNPTLMATIHALGSSGTIPIPALDGSNLLFANASGGNAPNLVTTPLFLTPQNLSLLTSNPVSLVSAGAGGLQVTADAHHQVSTAAVPVQATTITTASKAQ encoded by the exons ATGGAAAGTGGTGACAGGAACACTG GGATCCCAGTCAATGGATTGGATTTTCAGAGGCCGACCGTGCCAACCACAAGTGCAATCAGCAATGCACACGCACAAGCCCTCTTCCAACAG CTGACTCTGACCCCGGCCCAACAGCAGCTGTTGCTCCACCAGGCCCAGGCTCAGCTCCTGGCTGCGGCTGTGCAGCATTCAGCCAACCAGCAGAACGGCACTACTGGGGCCAGTATCTCAGCTTCCGCAGCCACACCCATTACCCAGCTACCCCTGTCACAGCCCATCCAAATCTCTCCT CTGCAGCAGTTTGTCCTGGTGCAACCTGGTCACCCGATCGCCACTCCGCTTCAACCCGCTCAGTTCATCATCTCACAGACACCGCAGGCCCAGCAGA GCATATTGCAAGCGCAGAGTCTTCTCACTCAACTACCTCAAAGCCAAGCTAACCCCCAGCCGACGCAACCGAGCATCACCCTTGCAACACAG CCTGCCACTCCTACACGTACCACGGCAGCCACACCCATACAGTCGCTGCCCCACAGTCAGACGCCACCCAAACAGCTAGATACGCCCACTCTGGAGGAGCCAAGCGATCTGGAGGAACTGGAGCAGTTTGCCAAAACGTTCAAACAGAGGCGGATCAAACTGGGCTTTACACAG GGGGATGTTGGCCTGGCCATGGGTAAGCTGTACGGAAACGACTTCAGCCAAACAACCATCTCTCGCTTCGAGGCCTTGAATCTGAGCTTTAAGAACATGTGCAAACTCAAGCCACTACTTGAGAAGTGGCTTAATGATGCA GTTTGTGCAGAGAATCTGACATCTGACCAGGGGCTGTCCACCCCCAGTGCCCTCGGCTCTCCTGGCATGGGCATTGAGGGGATCAACCGCAGACGGAAGAAGAGGACTAGTATTGAAACCAACATCCGTGTGGCCTTAGAAAAGAGCTTTCTGGAG CAGAACCAAAAACCTACCTCTGAAGAGATCACCATGATTGCTGACCAGCTCAACATGGAAAAGGAGGTGATCCGGGTCTGGTTCTGCAATCGCCGtcagaaagaaaaaaggatAAACCCTCCGAGCACAGGCGGCATAGGTGGTACCCCCATCAAAACCATCTTTACACCCAGTAGCCCTTTG gtgGCCAGCACAGCAAGCCTGGTGAACAGTCCGACTATAAACACATCCACCACGCTGACTGTAAATCCAGTGATGCCTCTCACCAGCACCAGTGTCTCCAGTTTATCCTTCACAG GCACAACAGTTGGAGCCACAAACACCGCATCTGTCATCTCCACAACACCCGTGATTACCACAGTAACCAGCTCTCCATCTCTAAGCCCGTCTCCGACGTCCGTTCAGTCCAGCACCACTGAGAATAAAGCCAGTACTCAGGCGCAGGCCATATTCACCCAGGCCCCGACATCCATAGGCGCCACCCTTGGGACGGGCCAAGTGATGGTGGCCGCTCCGGGTCTGTCCACAGCGTTTCAGGGGGCTGCCCAGTTGCCCACCAGCGCAAGCTTTGCGGCCATGGCTGCCGCGGCAGGGCTGAATTCCGGATTAATGGGCTCCGCTTCTTTTTCTCCAGG TGGGGCTGTGCTCAGTCTGACTCCCAGTGGCCTTGGCAGTGCCCTAAACCCTACTCTCATGGCCACCATTCACG CCCTGGGGTCAAGCGGCACAATCCCGATACCGGCACTGGATGGCAGCAACTTGCTGTTCGCCAACGCATCTGGCGGCAACGCGCCCAACCTGGTGACCACGCCCCTTTTCCTCACCCCCCAGAACCTGTCGCTGCTCACCAGCAACCCCGTCAGCCTGGTGTCGGCCGGGGCGGGCGGGCTGCAGGTCACCGCCGACGCCCATCACCAGGTCTCCACGGCCGCCGTGCCTGTGCAAGCCACGACCATTACCACTGCCTCCAAGGCGCAGTGA
- the pou2f1b gene encoding POU domain, class 2, transcription factor 1b isoform X2 has protein sequence MLSAARLCVDGKRCAVLFERALHIHFFFRERSVGLRCFCCHELKQNVRSMLLCCAISTWSLSVCFFFFFFFCLFFFSPLTILLCSAQFGSVVLFMRGLLEPECGVEQISSSGGPPGARPLATTSRGMGYEFGGVCLKGRLLLSKQNVKVNNNHQSETTKCAMESGDRNTGIPVNGLDFQRPTVPTTSAISNAHAQALFQQLTLTPAQQQLLLHQAQAQLLAAAVQHSANQQNGTTGASISASAATPITQLPLSQPIQISPLQQFVLVQPGHPIATPLQPAQFIISQTPQAQQSILQAQSLLTQLPQSQANPQPTQPSITLATQPATPTRTTAATPIQSLPHSQTPPKQLDTPTLEEPSDLEELEQFAKTFKQRRIKLGFTQGDVGLAMGKLYGNDFSQTTISRFEALNLSFKNMCKLKPLLEKWLNDAVCAENLTSDQGLSTPSALGSPGMGIEGINRRRKKRTSIETNIRVALEKSFLENQKPTSEEITMIADQLNMEKEVIRVWFCNRRQKEKRINPPSTGGIGGTPIKTIFTPSSPLVASTASLVNSPTINTSTTLTVNPVMPLTSTSVSSLSFTGTTVGATNTASVISTTPVITTVTSSPSLSPSPTSVQSSTTENKASTQAQAIFTQAPTSIGATLGTGQVMVAAPGLSTAFQGAAQLPTSASFAAMAAAAGLNSGLMGSASFSPGGAVLSLTPSGLGSALNPTLMATIHALGSSGTIPIPALDGSNLLFANASGGNAPNLVTTPLFLTPQNLSLLTSNPVSLVSAGAGGLQVTADAHHQVSTAAVPVQATTITTASKAQ, from the exons ATGCTAAGCGCTGCTAGGCTTTGTGTTGATGGCAAACGGTGTGCGGTGCTTTTTGAACGAGCTttgcatattcatttttttttccgcgaGAGGAGCGTCGGGCTACgctgcttttgttgtcacgagttGAAACAAAACGTCCGTTCAATGCTGTTGTGTTGTGCGATTAGTACCTGGTCACTTtcagtgtgcttttttttttttttttttttttgtcttttttttttttcccccctcaccaTCCTTTTGTGCTCAGCGCAGTTTGGATCTGTTGTGTTATTCATGCGGGGCTTGCTCGAGCCGGAGTGCGGCGTTGAGCAGATTTCATCGTCCGGTGGCCCGCCCGGAGCTCGGCCGCTGGCAACAACAAGCCGAGGAATGGGCTATGAATTCGGCGGCGTGTGTTTAAAAGGCCGGTTATTGTTAAGCAAGCAAA ATGTTAAAGTGAATAATAATCATCAGTCAGAAACTACTAAATGTGCAATGGAAAGTGGTGACAGGAACACTG GGATCCCAGTCAATGGATTGGATTTTCAGAGGCCGACCGTGCCAACCACAAGTGCAATCAGCAATGCACACGCACAAGCCCTCTTCCAACAG CTGACTCTGACCCCGGCCCAACAGCAGCTGTTGCTCCACCAGGCCCAGGCTCAGCTCCTGGCTGCGGCTGTGCAGCATTCAGCCAACCAGCAGAACGGCACTACTGGGGCCAGTATCTCAGCTTCCGCAGCCACACCCATTACCCAGCTACCCCTGTCACAGCCCATCCAAATCTCTCCT CTGCAGCAGTTTGTCCTGGTGCAACCTGGTCACCCGATCGCCACTCCGCTTCAACCCGCTCAGTTCATCATCTCACAGACACCGCAGGCCCAGCAGA GCATATTGCAAGCGCAGAGTCTTCTCACTCAACTACCTCAAAGCCAAGCTAACCCCCAGCCGACGCAACCGAGCATCACCCTTGCAACACAG CCTGCCACTCCTACACGTACCACGGCAGCCACACCCATACAGTCGCTGCCCCACAGTCAGACGCCACCCAAACAGCTAGATACGCCCACTCTGGAGGAGCCAAGCGATCTGGAGGAACTGGAGCAGTTTGCCAAAACGTTCAAACAGAGGCGGATCAAACTGGGCTTTACACAG GGGGATGTTGGCCTGGCCATGGGTAAGCTGTACGGAAACGACTTCAGCCAAACAACCATCTCTCGCTTCGAGGCCTTGAATCTGAGCTTTAAGAACATGTGCAAACTCAAGCCACTACTTGAGAAGTGGCTTAATGATGCA GTTTGTGCAGAGAATCTGACATCTGACCAGGGGCTGTCCACCCCCAGTGCCCTCGGCTCTCCTGGCATGGGCATTGAGGGGATCAACCGCAGACGGAAGAAGAGGACTAGTATTGAAACCAACATCCGTGTGGCCTTAGAAAAGAGCTTTCTGGAG AACCAAAAACCTACCTCTGAAGAGATCACCATGATTGCTGACCAGCTCAACATGGAAAAGGAGGTGATCCGGGTCTGGTTCTGCAATCGCCGtcagaaagaaaaaaggatAAACCCTCCGAGCACAGGCGGCATAGGTGGTACCCCCATCAAAACCATCTTTACACCCAGTAGCCCTTTG gtgGCCAGCACAGCAAGCCTGGTGAACAGTCCGACTATAAACACATCCACCACGCTGACTGTAAATCCAGTGATGCCTCTCACCAGCACCAGTGTCTCCAGTTTATCCTTCACAG GCACAACAGTTGGAGCCACAAACACCGCATCTGTCATCTCCACAACACCCGTGATTACCACAGTAACCAGCTCTCCATCTCTAAGCCCGTCTCCGACGTCCGTTCAGTCCAGCACCACTGAGAATAAAGCCAGTACTCAGGCGCAGGCCATATTCACCCAGGCCCCGACATCCATAGGCGCCACCCTTGGGACGGGCCAAGTGATGGTGGCCGCTCCGGGTCTGTCCACAGCGTTTCAGGGGGCTGCCCAGTTGCCCACCAGCGCAAGCTTTGCGGCCATGGCTGCCGCGGCAGGGCTGAATTCCGGATTAATGGGCTCCGCTTCTTTTTCTCCAGG TGGGGCTGTGCTCAGTCTGACTCCCAGTGGCCTTGGCAGTGCCCTAAACCCTACTCTCATGGCCACCATTCACG CCCTGGGGTCAAGCGGCACAATCCCGATACCGGCACTGGATGGCAGCAACTTGCTGTTCGCCAACGCATCTGGCGGCAACGCGCCCAACCTGGTGACCACGCCCCTTTTCCTCACCCCCCAGAACCTGTCGCTGCTCACCAGCAACCCCGTCAGCCTGGTGTCGGCCGGGGCGGGCGGGCTGCAGGTCACCGCCGACGCCCATCACCAGGTCTCCACGGCCGCCGTGCCTGTGCAAGCCACGACCATTACCACTGCCTCCAAGGCGCAGTGA